From the genome of Podospora bellae-mahoneyi strain CBS 112042 chromosome 2, whole genome shotgun sequence:
GCACTAGCCTCGTCTAACATCTCCCACATTCATACCAACCGCAAATACCTTCACAGATGTTGGAACACAGACAACGTCCGTTGGTACAAAATCCTGTTCCGCCTCCGCAAGTTCCTCGTGCTGTTGGGCCCATGCTGGGGAGCATATCGCCGTTTGGCAGGATGACAGGGGCAGGTATGGCGAGCCCAAGTGGAATAAGTAGCACCAAGGCCAATCTAATCATCGTGTTCATTTTTGCGTGCTTGAATATGTCGAAGGTTTCGTTGTTTTGGGCGGCGAAAAAGGTGACTGAAGCGTCGAGTAATCGGACTTCCACACCATCAAGACACTGAGGTCTCTTGCAAGAAGGGCTTTCAACGAGAGAGCTATATacatgaagatgatggcaagCGGCCTCCCGTCAAATTGTTGTATGTTGTGTTACAGGGCCCAAAAACTAACCCGCGTGTTGGTCGCGCCAGGTCTGTATTCATCCAAATGCCTTTCCGGATGGTGAGCAGAATCAGTCTTGTATGGTACCGGCAGTTGTGGAGACTGCCATAGACCTCCTTCATGTGGATCCGACTGTGTTCCTTCATTTTCTGCCTCTGAAGGTCCATGCCCGACCAGGATATCAGAGGAGCAAACAAGGCCACACTTGCGGCATTTGGGACCGGCGCTCCGCTACGAAAATTGGGTCAGCCATGTTCGCTGGTAGTTTCCATTGTTCGAGACCATATCTTTCCATACCCAACTCCTCCATTCTGTGATTCAAGCCCTCTACTCTCTTTCTGTCGTTGCTCCGACAGGTCTCTCGAATATCATCCTCAATACCTTCGACCTCACGTCACATTTGTGGTTGCTCCCACATTTCTGTCAGGCCCACACACGTGGGTTTCTCTGTGGTTTTAGGGCTTGTTTATCACACACTTCTGTGGcttgttttttctctctgtTAGATTTCTACCATCATCACTTTTCGCACCACTTTTGCCTCAATTTTCGCGTCAGCGACCACTGTCCACTGTCCCACATGACCTCATCCAATCTGCGATCAATTGTGTGATCATCTTGACGCTGCGCCGGCTTCTTTGAGCTATTCCGGGGGTCAGGCGTTGGCCAGTTATCACGAGATACTGGATTTATGGCAGCTTCCGAGTTCTTCTTCTATTGTCCACTGTCCCTCGACTTCATGGCGTGAATCTGTGTGCTGACCAGCTCAAGAAGTAAACGGTGTTTCTCCTCCTGATTGAGGCGCTCCTGTTCGCGCTCATATTCCCGTATTTATTGCCTGAATGGGGTAGGTTTTCCTTCTCTCGAGATGAGGATGACAAAGCACGCAGTATCATGCACCCATGCTTGGACGTCTGTGCACGTTTGTGTTGGACTTGGCTCACCGAAGCGTGGTTttgtgacaagggctggaATTCTGGGCTTGGTATAACACTTGATGAGGAATCCTTTCGTCCAACTGTTCTGCTCTTCTGCTCGTGTTTTCATCTCTCTCAAAGAGGACCTCGCTTGTGATAACCTTGGCCATCTTCTAATAATacatctgctgctgccgctggtaACACGTCACTCGTTTCACTTCCCAACAACTGGCTCAGACATTTCAGGTTGAGTGAGCCACAAGAGAAAATGCAGTCTTGGTTGTGTTTTGTAGGCGAGGCACAATAACTCGCTTGAGGTCGCTTAATTGTTACAGATAGATCCGGGAAGCAACAGGGACTGACGCTAGCGAGCAACCCCCTTGACTTCCAATGCTCCCCGGCCAACTTTTGTTTCTCCAAAACGTCAAGGATGAagcttttcttttacttttctttcttgctcTGGTAACGAGGATAACCCTCAAACATACCGAGAAATACTTTGACGCTATAGCTGCAAATGAAAGAAAAATTATGCGTGGCCGCTAAACTACTCCGGCATCGACCCTTTCCGGACAGTCTTCTGCATCTCGTATCCACCTTCCTCATCACTCATGCTTCTTTTCCCATTACTGTATGTTGAAACCACCtcgacctcatcaacccGGCAAATGCGTTTTGGGTCGCGGCCGGTGCTCGATCCCAAAATCCCTGTGTCGCTCATATCATCTCCGCAACCAggccgctcctcctccatgttTCCCTCGGCCTTGACGGTAATGACGATCCCAGTCCGATTTGCACCATACTGGGGCGTCGTAGCCTGGTAATACTGTCTGCCCTTTGTGCGGACCGAGGTGCGCACTTCGTTGAAAAGCACGCGCAACGCAGGGATAGAggcggccatgatggtgacAGAGATTTCCGCAGTGTCGTAGATGTTGAGCTGGGCGGTATAGAACGAGTCCATCTTGAGGAGATTTTGAAGCGAGACAGTCTTGACTATGGCCATAATTGCGGCGCTGTGGCAGTAAGACACATGTTAGCGCACGTCGGAGCACTGGAGAGAAACGAAAAAAACACAGACATGATTCCCATGCTCATGGCGATGCCCACGCCTAGTTTCTCCTTGGTCCGCATTTGCAGCTTCGAAATGATCATCCACGGCAACAAGGCTAACACAAGATCGCAGAGGGCCGAGTATGCCCCGGACACATATGCAAGCACGAGTGAGACGTTGAATGAATGGCATGAACCCTCAGCGCTCAGGTCCCACGTCTTCTGGATCGGTGTGCAAAGGAGCCACGGGACCATGGCAGAGAGTCCGAAGGCGATGttcatgctgatgatgatgaaccaTACGGCCCACTTCATCCAACCCTCGGAGAAGCGTAGCATGGTAATGGCGAAGGCTGTTTTACTCCAGGACATTGCAGTGATGGTAAGGGTCGCTCGCGGCATCATGAGAAGGAGCTCTTTGGTGGAAGGTATTGGACTGACACCGGGTTTGTCCCAAGGATGCTTCCCGTAGCCCACATCTGCCACCAGCGTCGTCATCAAGCAGGTCGCTACCAGGTGGATGACCTGGGATGCGATCAAGAAGTGATCATCCCACCATAGCCGCCGGCTGCTGATGAGCTTGCAGTAGATTCTTGTGCCTAGAAATAACCCCGCCACGCACCATAGTGACCAACCGACGGCGAGGAGCTGGGGGCCGGCATTGTCATGGGATAGAAGGTCCGGGTCGCCATAATCGATCATTGGAGGACCCATTGCGTTGCCGCCGTCAGTCGAAGGAGGTCGTTGTACTGATCGGTCCATGTCGTTCGGGAATGGACTTCAGGTTAGGTACGTGACATTCCTGTAACGATAAACATGaggaaaaaaataaaagagaatATAATAAGAGAGAAGAGTCCGGGGAAGGTCACATTAGAGATAAAGAAGTATTGCAGATCGTTCGATTCCACAGGGGGGATCGGATCTGCAATATGGAGCCATTCTTTTCAGGGGAAAGGAAGCAGTGGAGTCTAGACCCGAACCACGGGACTGGTTTCGCGCACAGAACCTTCGAATCTGCCAACAACGGCTGACACTAATACACGACACACAGACGCACACCTCTTGCCGAATCCGTATTCGATGCTCGGTCTCAAGCAACTTCCTTGGTAGCTGGTGTCGTTTTACCTAATAAGCGATGAGGATCTCGCAGCTTTCACTTCACTCCCAGTGGAGCGCTTATGTCGGCTACATGCACCTCATCCTTTAAGGTAGCATGTGCACCGACACACCTGCATCTATTCGACCATTCTCGCAAGAGTCTGAATCAAGCAGGTTTGTTTGATCAAAGCGTTTTTACATATTTTATTATCTTTCTTGCCAAAAACCTCAGAGACGTACAAACCTCAACAGTAGAAATCATCTAATACCTCATGATTCGCCAAAAACCTTTCCGCCAAGGCTTCTCCGCGACCATGGAGTCTGCTAGCTTGGCGCGCTGCAGGACTGCCTCAGGAACGCCTGGACAGGAGTCCAACATCAGGCTAGGGGGTAATCCGGTAGGCAAATAGCTCAAGCCTGTGGAAGCAAAAGGACATCCTACCCACAGGGTAGGCCGGGTGATATGTATCTCTACAAAACCGATATCCATATCCTGTAATGGCGTCTGAAAGAGAGTGGTGTTCCGGTTGCTTCAATTAGGTAAGTAACCTGAAACGTCTTTGAACAGGGCAGGTTTACATTGATGCGGGAGGTACTTCCGCTTGGCATCTCGCGAATCTATGGTAGGACTTCAGACTGTTAAGTTCATACTAGGTACCTATTCACCACACAGCCGTCCTCCAAAGTCAATTGTAAACATGAGTTTGGAAACACCCCAA
Proteins encoded in this window:
- a CDS encoding hypothetical protein (EggNog:ENOG503PCN0; COG:S), translating into MDRSVQRPPSTDGGNAMGPPMIDYGDPDLLSHDNAGPQLLAVGWSLWCVAGLFLGTRIYCKLISSRRLWWDDHFLIASQVIHLVATCLMTTLVADVGYGKHPWDKPGVSPIPSTKELLLMMPRATLTITAMSWSKTAFAITMLRFSEGWMKWAVWFIIISMNIAFGLSAMVPWLLCTPIQKTWDLSAEGSCHSFNVSLVLAYVSGAYSALCDLVLALLPWMIISKLQMRTKEKLGVGIAMSMGIIAAIMAIVKTVSLQNLLKMDSFYTAQLNIYDTAEISVTIMAASIPALRVLFNEVRTSVRTKGRQYYQATTPQYGANRTGIVITVKAEGNMEEERPGCGDDMSDTGILGSSTGRDPKRICRVDEVEVVSTYSNGKRSMSDEEGGYEMQKTVRKGSMPE